The following proteins are co-located in the Rhodothermales bacterium genome:
- a CDS encoding alpha/beta hydrolase, with protein MKNCAIRWDAVIILAVALFMSHRDAAASPDSTAFFYLWANGAPGALGDAEADKPSMTVYLPAGGGTGTGVVVLPGGGYGHLAVDHEGRQVAEWLNSLGIAAFVVRYRHAPGYAHPTPLRDAQRAIRTVRARAGEWGVDPAKVGIIGFSAGGHLASSTGVHFDWDDEIKTDAIDTQSARPDFMILVYPVITMIEPMTHRGSRRNLLGEDPDPALVAEMSSEWQVTAETPPTFLMHTTTDTAVPVENSLAFYEALRRAGVPAEMHVYAKGPHGFGLAPNDPILATWPARCADWLRLMGF; from the coding sequence GTGAAAAACTGCGCGATCCGGTGGGATGCCGTCATCATCCTGGCTGTTGCCCTCTTCATGTCGCATCGCGATGCGGCGGCATCGCCCGACTCCACCGCGTTTTTCTATCTGTGGGCTAACGGGGCACCGGGTGCGCTCGGAGACGCGGAGGCGGACAAGCCGTCGATGACCGTCTATCTGCCGGCGGGGGGCGGCACCGGGACGGGGGTCGTCGTGCTGCCGGGTGGCGGCTACGGGCATCTGGCGGTGGATCACGAGGGCCGGCAGGTGGCCGAGTGGCTCAACAGCCTCGGCATTGCGGCGTTTGTCGTCCGGTACCGGCACGCGCCCGGGTATGCGCATCCGACGCCGCTGCGCGACGCGCAGCGCGCCATCCGGACGGTCCGCGCCCGGGCCGGCGAGTGGGGGGTCGATCCCGCGAAGGTGGGCATCATCGGATTTTCGGCCGGCGGCCACCTCGCCTCGAGCACGGGTGTCCACTTCGACTGGGACGACGAGATCAAGACCGACGCCATCGACACCCAGAGCGCGCGCCCCGACTTCATGATCCTCGTGTACCCGGTCATCACCATGATCGAGCCGATGACGCACCGGGGGTCGCGGCGCAACCTGCTCGGCGAGGACCCCGATCCCGCGCTTGTGGCGGAAATGTCGAGCGAGTGGCAGGTTACGGCGGAAACACCGCCCACCTTTTTGATGCACACGACCACCGATACCGCGGTGCCGGTCGAGAACAGCCTGGCGTTTTACGAGGCGCTCCGTCGCGCCGGCGTGCCGGCGGAGATGCACGTCTACGCGAAGGGGCCCCACGGCTTCGGCCTGGCGCCGAACGACCCCATCCTGGCCACGTGGCCGGCGCGCTGCGCCGACTGGTTGCGGCTCATGGGCTTCTAG
- a CDS encoding sugar kinase codes for MKVVTFGEIMLRLTTPGFTRFVQADTFEAVYGGGEANVSAALAGFGLESYYVTKLPKHEIGQSAVNHLRRFGVKDDFIVRGGERVGVYFLETGASQRPSKVIYDRAHSAVSEMEPGEVDWDRVFAGARWFHWTGITPALGKKAQACIVAACKAARAAGVTISCDLNFRAKLWTTEEAQAVMVPLMDYVDVCIANEEDAERSLGLKAGHTDVEAGAIDEAGYERVARTLKDTYGFSTVAITLRESFSASHNGWSAMMLDDRDCKTPQRSKRYDIQIVDRVGGGDSFASGLIYGLLTESDTRDALEFAVAASCLKQTIPGDFNLVSADEVRKLARGSGSGRVER; via the coding sequence ATGAAAGTCGTCACCTTTGGAGAAATCATGCTCCGTCTCACCACACCGGGGTTCACCCGGTTCGTGCAGGCGGACACCTTTGAGGCCGTGTACGGCGGGGGCGAAGCGAACGTCTCCGCCGCGCTCGCCGGCTTCGGGCTGGAGAGCTACTACGTCACCAAACTGCCGAAGCACGAGATCGGGCAGTCGGCGGTGAACCACCTGCGCCGGTTCGGCGTGAAGGACGATTTTATCGTCCGCGGCGGCGAGCGGGTGGGCGTCTATTTTCTGGAGACCGGCGCCAGCCAGCGCCCGTCGAAAGTCATCTACGACCGGGCGCATTCGGCCGTGAGCGAGATGGAGCCGGGGGAGGTGGATTGGGACCGCGTGTTTGCCGGCGCCCGCTGGTTTCACTGGACGGGCATCACGCCGGCGCTGGGCAAAAAAGCCCAGGCGTGCATCGTCGCCGCCTGCAAGGCGGCCCGCGCGGCCGGGGTGACGATCAGCTGCGACCTGAACTTCCGCGCCAAGCTGTGGACGACGGAGGAGGCGCAGGCCGTGATGGTGCCGCTGATGGATTATGTCGACGTCTGCATCGCGAACGAGGAAGATGCGGAACGCAGCCTCGGGCTCAAGGCAGGGCATACGGACGTGGAAGCCGGCGCGATCGACGAGGCCGGCTACGAGCGCGTCGCCAGGACGCTCAAGGATACCTACGGCTTCAGCACCGTGGCCATCACCCTGCGCGAGAGCTTCTCGGCGTCTCACAACGGATGGAGCGCGATGATGCTCGACGACCGGGACTGCAAGACGCCCCAGCGCTCCAAGCGGTACGATATCCAGATCGTCGACCGCGTCGGCGGGGGCGACAGTTTTGCGAGCGGCCTGATCTACGGGCTGCTGACGGAGTCGGATACCCGCGACGCGCTCGAGTTCGCTGTCGCGGCGTCCTGTCTGAAACAGACCATCCCGGGCGATTTTAATCTCGTCAGCGCCGACGAGGTCAGGAAACTGGCCAGGGGGTCGGGCTCCGGGCGCGTCGAGCGGTAG
- the eda gene encoding bifunctional 4-hydroxy-2-oxoglutarate aldolase/2-dehydro-3-deoxy-phosphogluconate aldolase yields the protein MSRSAIVQRIVAEGAVAVVRADNPDRLKYIIEALKEGGMSAIEVTMTVPRALEIIESTARAMGDEIVLGVGSVLDAMTARMAINAGARYVVCPVFKPEIVETAHRYDLPAMPGCFTPTEILAAHEAGADVVKVFPADVLGMPFFKAVKAPMPHLQLMPTGGVTLTNAGDWLKAGACAVGIGSALLDTKAIAEGRYAVLTENARVLLDTIARARS from the coding sequence ATGTCTCGTTCTGCTATCGTACAACGCATCGTGGCCGAAGGCGCTGTCGCCGTCGTTCGCGCCGACAACCCGGACCGGTTGAAGTATATCATCGAAGCCCTCAAGGAGGGCGGGATGTCGGCCATCGAAGTGACGATGACCGTGCCGCGCGCCCTCGAAATCATCGAGTCGACCGCCCGCGCGATGGGGGACGAGATTGTGCTCGGCGTCGGCTCCGTCCTGGATGCGATGACGGCGCGGATGGCGATCAACGCCGGCGCGCGCTACGTCGTTTGCCCGGTGTTCAAGCCGGAGATCGTCGAGACCGCCCACCGGTACGATCTGCCTGCGATGCCGGGGTGTTTTACGCCCACGGAGATCCTCGCCGCCCACGAGGCCGGCGCGGACGTCGTGAAGGTGTTTCCGGCGGACGTCCTCGGAATGCCGTTTTTTAAGGCCGTCAAGGCCCCGATGCCGCATCTCCAGCTCATGCCCACCGGCGGCGTGACGCTGACGAACGCCGGCGACTGGCTGAAGGCCGGCGCTTGCGCCGTCGGCATCGGGAGCGCCCTGCTGGACACCAAGGCCATCGCCGAAGGCCGTTACGCCGTGCTGACGGAAAACGCCAGGGTCCTGCTGGACACCATCGCCCGCGCCCGCTCCTGA
- a CDS encoding tagaturonate reductase, which produces MSDPAFGDRQYLLIPPPALLALPERVLQFGTGSFLRAFADYFIDAANRSGQYDGRVVMVGTTPSGRSETLGEQGGLYTLRVQGLQDGRPVETFTVVSSISRALSASEHWVDVLACAHNPALDLVISNTTEVGIVFDPDDRPGPMAPRSFPGKLTAFLYERGRAFDFDRDRGLVVLPCELIEQNGATLKAIVLQLAERWGLGTSFADWVERAVPFCNTLVDRIAPGIPRGAAHGEVEARLGYRDAMLTSAEVYRLWAIEAPAEARPRLRFAAADPGVVLTDDITPFRERKVRILNGGHTVSVPAAFLAGFSTVVEMMDDPVVRGFVHDVMMEEIVPSLDVDGGDAFARDVIDRFSNPYLRHQLIDITFQSTSKWRMRLVPSLQRYYEKRGALPRRICFGFAAYLLFMRATGERDGTRYGTRNGSDYPINDAQAGYFHALWQDAGDLEALVRRVAGHDAFWGMDLNQFAGFSETVAGFLVKIEEVGPRAVMESLA; this is translated from the coding sequence TTGTCCGACCCAGCCTTTGGGGATCGGCAGTACCTGCTGATTCCGCCGCCGGCGCTGCTGGCGCTGCCGGAACGCGTCCTGCAATTCGGGACGGGCAGTTTTTTGCGCGCCTTCGCCGACTATTTTATCGACGCGGCGAACCGGAGCGGCCAGTATGACGGGCGGGTTGTCATGGTGGGCACCACGCCCAGCGGCCGCTCGGAGACGCTCGGCGAACAGGGCGGGCTCTATACCCTGCGGGTGCAGGGGCTGCAGGACGGCCGGCCGGTCGAGACGTTTACCGTCGTCTCGTCCATCAGCCGCGCGCTGTCGGCCTCCGAACACTGGGTGGATGTGCTGGCGTGCGCCCACAATCCGGCGCTCGACCTCGTGATATCGAACACGACGGAAGTAGGCATCGTGTTCGACCCCGACGACCGACCTGGCCCCATGGCTCCCCGCTCCTTCCCGGGAAAACTCACCGCATTTTTGTACGAACGCGGCCGTGCATTCGACTTCGACCGTGACCGGGGCCTCGTCGTGCTGCCGTGCGAGCTGATCGAGCAGAATGGCGCCACGCTCAAGGCCATCGTGCTGCAACTGGCGGAGCGGTGGGGGCTCGGGACGAGTTTTGCGGACTGGGTCGAACGGGCCGTGCCGTTTTGCAATACGCTGGTGGATCGGATCGCGCCCGGCATCCCTCGCGGGGCCGCGCACGGGGAGGTGGAGGCGCGCCTGGGATATCGGGATGCCATGCTCACCAGCGCCGAGGTGTATCGGCTCTGGGCCATCGAGGCGCCGGCAGAGGCGCGACCCCGCCTTCGGTTTGCCGCCGCCGATCCGGGCGTCGTCCTCACCGACGACATCACCCCGTTTCGGGAGCGCAAGGTGCGCATCCTGAATGGCGGGCATACCGTCAGCGTGCCGGCGGCGTTTCTGGCCGGCTTCTCGACCGTCGTGGAGATGATGGACGACCCCGTGGTTCGCGGCTTCGTGCACGACGTCATGATGGAAGAAATCGTCCCGAGCCTCGACGTGGACGGGGGCGACGCGTTTGCGCGCGACGTCATCGACCGGTTCAGCAATCCGTACCTCCGCCACCAGCTGATCGACATCACGTTCCAGTCGACGTCCAAATGGCGGATGCGGCTTGTGCCCTCGCTACAACGCTACTACGAGAAGCGCGGGGCGCTCCCCCGGCGGATCTGCTTCGGGTTTGCGGCCTACCTGCTTTTCATGCGGGCCACAGGAGAGCGGGACGGCACCCGGTACGGAACGCGCAACGGGTCGGACTACCCGATCAACGACGCCCAGGCCGGCTACTTCCATGCGCTCTGGCAGGATGCCGGCGATCTGGAGGCGCTCGTGCGCCGCGTCGCCGGCCACGACGCGTTCTGGGGGATGGACTTGAATCAATTCGCCGGCTTTTCCGAGACGGTCGCCGGATTTCTCGTTAAGATCGAGGAGGTTGGTCCGCGCGCGGTTATGGAATCGCTGGCGTGA
- a CDS encoding TRAP transporter large permease, whose protein sequence is MEWTEVLVLSLTFVILLGLGVPIAYSIGLSTVATMLMAIQTDPSLTTMAQRMATGLNSFALLAIPFFVLAGQLMNRGGLARRLIDFAKALLGTLPGGLAHVNIVAAMLFGAISGSAVAAVSAIGGVLGPRMEEEGYDREFSAAINITSATTGLLIPPSNVLIVYSLASGGVSIAALFLAGYLPGILVGLGLMLVAAVFAVRKKYPVSERTPIAMVFRKLWEALPSLLLIVVVIGGIIGGVFTATEAAAVAVLYALVLGFAYREISVSDLPKIFVDSAATTGIVMLLIGTSIGMSWIMAFENIPQNVTASLVALTDNPVIILLIINMILLAVGTFMDMTPAVLIFTPIFLPIATRIGIDPIHFGIIMVLNLCVGLCTPPVGSVLFVGVGVAQTTIAKVIRPLLPMFVAMVVALLLVTYIPAISLWLPSLFGF, encoded by the coding sequence ATGGAATGGACGGAAGTGCTCGTGCTGTCGCTCACGTTTGTGATCCTGCTGGGGCTCGGCGTGCCGATCGCCTACTCGATCGGGCTGTCGACGGTCGCCACGATGCTGATGGCGATCCAGACCGATCCCTCGCTCACGACGATGGCGCAGCGCATGGCGACGGGGCTGAACAGCTTCGCGCTGCTGGCGATTCCGTTTTTTGTCCTCGCCGGCCAGCTCATGAACCGGGGCGGTCTGGCGCGCCGGCTGATCGATTTTGCCAAGGCGCTCCTCGGTACGCTGCCGGGCGGACTCGCGCACGTCAATATCGTTGCCGCCATGCTGTTCGGGGCCATCTCCGGATCGGCCGTGGCGGCGGTGTCGGCCATCGGTGGGGTGCTGGGGCCCCGGATGGAGGAGGAGGGCTACGATCGTGAATTCAGCGCGGCGATCAACATCACATCGGCCACAACCGGCTTGCTGATTCCGCCGAGCAACGTGCTCATCGTCTACTCGCTGGCGAGCGGCGGGGTGTCGATCGCGGCGCTGTTTCTGGCCGGCTACCTGCCGGGCATCCTGGTGGGGCTCGGGCTGATGCTCGTCGCGGCCGTGTTTGCGGTCCGCAAGAAATACCCGGTCTCCGAGCGCACGCCCATCGCGATGGTGTTCCGCAAGTTGTGGGAAGCCCTGCCCAGTCTGCTGCTCATCGTGGTCGTCATCGGCGGCATCATCGGCGGCGTGTTCACGGCCACGGAAGCGGCGGCGGTCGCGGTGCTCTACGCCCTCGTGCTGGGCTTCGCGTATCGGGAAATCAGCGTGTCCGATCTCCCAAAGATCTTTGTGGATAGCGCCGCGACGACGGGCATCGTGATGCTGCTCATCGGGACGTCGATCGGGATGTCGTGGATCATGGCGTTCGAAAACATCCCCCAGAATGTGACGGCCTCGCTGGTCGCCCTGACCGACAACCCGGTGATCATCCTCCTGATCATCAATATGATCTTGCTGGCGGTGGGCACCTTCATGGACATGACGCCGGCCGTGCTCATCTTTACGCCGATATTCCTGCCCATCGCCACCCGTATCGGGATCGACCCCATCCACTTCGGGATCATCATGGTGCTCAACCTCTGCGTGGGCCTCTGCACCCCGCCCGTGGGCAGCGTGCTGTTCGTGGGCGTCGGCGTGGCGCAGACGACGATCGCAAAGGTGATCAGGCCGTTGCTGCCCATGTTCGTCGCCATGGTCGTGGCCCTGCTGCTCGTGACGTACATTCCGGCGATCAGCCTCTGGTTGCCCTCGCTGTTTGGATTCTGA
- a CDS encoding TRAP transporter small permease, producing the protein MQKLKLAIDRVLAGLLVALLGLLVVDVLWQVFSRYVLGAPSSFTEELARFLLIWVGLLGAAYASGRHMHLAVDLLPTKLKGASRLYLDVLIYSLVLLFVVAVMIYGGARLVWVTLFLGQMAAALPMPLGYIYLVLPLSGLLIAFYTVLALVDTFRALSGKPPLAPESAVDPSSLNVD; encoded by the coding sequence ATGCAGAAACTCAAACTCGCCATAGACCGGGTGCTCGCCGGCCTCCTCGTCGCCCTGCTGGGCCTCCTGGTCGTCGATGTGCTCTGGCAGGTGTTTTCGCGCTACGTGCTCGGGGCGCCCAGTTCGTTCACGGAGGAGCTCGCCCGGTTTCTGCTGATCTGGGTGGGGTTGCTGGGGGCGGCCTACGCGTCGGGCCGGCACATGCATCTCGCGGTGGATCTGCTGCCCACGAAGTTGAAAGGCGCCTCGCGGCTGTACCTGGACGTGCTCATTTACAGCCTGGTGCTCCTGTTCGTGGTCGCCGTCATGATCTACGGCGGCGCACGGCTGGTGTGGGTGACCCTCTTTCTGGGGCAGATGGCGGCCGCGCTGCCGATGCCCCTCGGCTACATCTACCTCGTGCTCCCGCTGAGCGGGCTGCTCATCGCCTTTTATACCGTGCTCGCGCTGGTGGACACCTTCCGCGCGCTGTCGGGCAAGCCGCCGCTGGCGCCGGAGTCGGCCGTGGATCCGTCATCCCTGAACGTAGACTGA
- a CDS encoding TRAP transporter substrate-binding protein: protein MPRALLVPRLLLFFLFAGLLGCGVQSDVTVVKLGHGLDPSHPVHKGMEFMAERVAALSDGKMRIDIYPSQQLGTERELLELLQLGSLGMTKVTAAVLESFAPEYKAFSVPYLFRDRDHHFRVLEGEIGKELLLASQTYWLRGLAYYDAGSRSFYTKPRAIASPADLAGLKVRTLESKTQVDMVNAMGGSATPISWGELYTALQQGVVDGAENNPPSFFTARHYEVCKYYSLDEHTTIPDVLLISTIVWETLTPQEQAWLQAAADESAQYQKKLWQEASDEALAELAKNGVEIIRPDKAPFVESVQPIYESFRQEPVVYDLIKRIQATP from the coding sequence ATGCCACGCGCGCTCCTCGTGCCACGCCTGCTGCTCTTTTTTCTGTTCGCCGGTCTGCTCGGATGCGGGGTCCAGAGCGATGTCACGGTGGTCAAGCTGGGGCACGGGCTCGATCCCTCGCATCCCGTCCACAAGGGGATGGAGTTCATGGCGGAACGGGTGGCCGCGCTGTCGGACGGCAAGATGCGCATCGACATCTACCCGAGCCAGCAGCTCGGCACCGAACGCGAACTGCTCGAACTCCTGCAGCTCGGGAGCCTCGGCATGACGAAGGTGACCGCGGCGGTGCTGGAGAGTTTTGCCCCCGAATACAAGGCCTTCAGTGTGCCCTATCTGTTTCGCGACCGGGACCACCACTTCCGCGTCCTGGAGGGCGAGATTGGCAAGGAGCTGCTGCTGGCGAGCCAGACGTACTGGCTCCGCGGACTCGCCTACTACGACGCCGGCAGCCGTAGCTTCTACACCAAGCCGCGCGCCATCGCGTCGCCGGCGGATCTGGCCGGCCTGAAGGTGCGCACGCTCGAAAGCAAGACGCAGGTCGACATGGTGAACGCCATGGGCGGATCGGCCACGCCCATCTCGTGGGGGGAGCTCTACACCGCCCTGCAGCAAGGCGTCGTCGACGGCGCCGAGAACAATCCCCCCTCGTTTTTCACCGCCCGCCACTACGAGGTCTGCAAGTATTATTCGCTCGATGAGCACACCACCATCCCCGATGTGCTGCTGATCAGCACGATCGTCTGGGAGACGCTCACGCCGCAGGAGCAGGCCTGGCTCCAGGCGGCGGCCGACGAATCGGCGCAGTACCAGAAAAAGCTCTGGCAGGAAGCCAGCGACGAGGCCCTGGCCGAGCTGGCCAAAAACGGCGTCGAAATCATCCGGCCCGACAAGGCGCCGTTCGTGGAATCCGTGCAGCCGATCTACGAATCGTTCCGGCAGGAGCCCGTCGTCTACGATCTCATTAAACGCATCCAGGCCACGCCGTGA
- the uxaC gene encoding glucuronate isomerase encodes MSPLILHEDRFFDPDPTRRAIARELYAEVRDLPIVGPHGHVDPRILAEDEPFPEPASLIIVPDHYIFRMLYSRGVRMEDLGVPTRDGTPVETNPRAIWQRFADHAYLFAGTPTGAWLNHELYHVFGVRHKLDSDSAMAIYDQIADQLRTPAFRPRALFDRFNIEVLTTTDAASDDLRHHRAIRDSDWNARVIPCFRPDAVMRIAAPDWRAQIELLAGACGFEIGGYPAFIRALEERRAFFKEMGAVSTDHAVVEPYTHALTPAEAERLFQKALAGQADETDAYHFQAHMLMEMARMSIEDGMVMQIHPGSFRNHHQAVADRFGPDKGCDIPVATEYTRNLHALLNAYGSDPRLTVVLFTLDETTYSRELAPLAGHYPALRLGPAWWFYDSIEGMTRYRQLVTETAGYYNTAGFNDDTRAFPSIPARHDLSRRVDANVLADQVARHIIDLSDARRIARALAYDLVKETYRL; translated from the coding sequence ATGTCGCCCTTGATATTGCACGAAGACCGGTTCTTCGATCCCGATCCGACGCGCCGCGCCATCGCGAGAGAGCTCTACGCGGAGGTACGTGACCTCCCCATCGTAGGGCCTCACGGGCATGTCGATCCGCGTATCCTGGCGGAGGACGAGCCGTTCCCCGAGCCGGCGTCGCTGATCATCGTCCCCGATCACTACATCTTCCGGATGCTGTACTCGCGCGGCGTACGGATGGAAGATCTCGGCGTCCCCACGCGCGACGGGACGCCGGTCGAGACCAACCCGCGGGCGATCTGGCAGCGGTTCGCGGATCATGCGTACCTCTTTGCCGGCACCCCGACGGGCGCCTGGCTCAACCACGAGTTGTACCACGTCTTTGGCGTGCGGCACAAGCTCGACAGCGACTCGGCGATGGCGATCTACGATCAGATCGCCGACCAGCTCCGCACGCCGGCGTTCCGGCCGCGCGCGCTGTTCGACCGGTTCAATATCGAGGTGCTCACGACCACCGACGCCGCGTCGGACGACCTGCGCCACCATCGGGCGATCCGGGATTCGGACTGGAACGCCCGGGTCATTCCGTGCTTTCGCCCCGACGCGGTGATGCGCATCGCCGCGCCCGACTGGCGGGCGCAGATCGAACTGCTCGCCGGCGCGTGCGGGTTCGAGATCGGCGGCTATCCGGCATTCATCCGGGCGCTGGAAGAACGACGGGCGTTTTTCAAGGAAATGGGGGCGGTGTCGACCGATCATGCCGTCGTCGAGCCCTATACCCACGCGCTGACGCCCGCCGAGGCGGAGCGGCTCTTCCAGAAGGCGCTCGCCGGCCAGGCCGACGAGACCGACGCCTACCACTTCCAGGCGCACATGCTCATGGAGATGGCCCGGATGAGCATCGAAGACGGCATGGTCATGCAGATCCACCCCGGATCCTTTCGCAACCACCACCAGGCCGTGGCTGACCGTTTCGGGCCGGACAAGGGGTGCGACATCCCGGTCGCGACCGAATACACGCGCAACCTGCACGCGCTCCTCAACGCCTATGGCAGCGACCCCCGCCTCACCGTCGTGCTCTTTACGCTCGACGAGACCACCTATTCCCGCGAACTCGCCCCGCTCGCCGGCCACTACCCGGCGCTGCGCCTCGGGCCGGCGTGGTGGTTCTACGACAGCATCGAGGGCATGACGCGCTACCGCCAGCTCGTCACCGAAACCGCCGGCTACTACAATACCGCCGGCTTCAACGACGACACCCGCGCCTTCCCCTCCATCCCGGCCCGGCACGACCTCAGCCGGCGCGTCGACGCCAACGTCCTCGCCGACCAGGTCGCCCGCCACATCATCGACCTGTCCGACGCCCGCCGCATCGCCCGCGCCCTGGCCTACGATCTGGTGAAGGAGACGTATCGATTGTAG